The following coding sequences are from one Pseudoalteromonas aliena SW19 window:
- a CDS encoding non-ribosomal peptide synthetase, with protein MNVNQALDLAVSQGVHLYVEEGKLKFKATKGSMPNKLKSVLKENKVELIALLSELQTKSHISKNIIPSGHQIITELSFSQQRLWFLDQLRGPSAEYNIPLALDVHGELSIKTVESVFNDIIERHTILRSFYYESDQGIRQQIRQYTDFKVNIIDLSDCQDKYATAERHIYADANTAFNLTEDLLFRVTYILIEKGDTEKENQGVLLLNMHHITSDGWSMEVLISEFITAYGAQISGRGYQLPELEIQYTDYAHWQRTHLTQQALAKQIQYWQQKLADIPALHGITPDFERPSKKCLQGNIVRTNLPSIVAENLKKLAKNLQLTPFMLIHSALALVLARHSNSNDIVIGTPIANRNLPELEMLIGYFANTLVLCADTKQTDINEYLKHIKVVHQQAQANQDVPFEQLVEKLNIPRSSAHSPIFQVMLTINSDYGIRDNNVELQGLTINQRAASTVAIKYDLEIEVVMSDQGVKIEWNYDCALFKKSRVTVFSEHLESVIQYLAELSPQHLSDSLSSLPILSEQERKQQLDSWNDTKVEYPKELCIHELFEAQAAANPTDTALHFGEQTLSYGELNAKANQLAHYLRDNHHVGPESLVGLCVERSLEMVIGIWGILKAGGAYVPLDPALPSARLQYLVNDANTHVVLSVKAVTEYVELSSATVVLLDQLGSVSEHQFSTYSETNIIPSEIGLNAHNLAYMIYTSGSTGNPKGVLIEHQALHNRIDWMDREYGCDSSDKILQKTPYSFDVSVWEFVWPMLKGAQLVISKPEGHKDPSYLTELIIETGITKLHFVPSMLGVMLEHGDLGRCESIKHVFCSGEALQINHVTQFNACLPKAGLHNLYGPTEAAIDVSYWDCSQAHGSSIPIGKPIQNIQLYILDDEANLLPQGACGELHIGGDGLARGYLNRPALTEERFITNPFYNEGKLGSSARLYKTGDLVRYDSNGNIEYMGRLDHQVKIRGFRIELGEIEYQIAEHEQIDSAQVVAVTDKSGNQRLLAYAKTVVEGTSEVELLASLKQALGSVLPEYMIPSRFILLSQWPQTANGKIDRKALPALDDILGTTVYIAPNGEQEEELVATCAELLNIDIQEISITANFFELGGHSLMIMELVSRLKKRGFITSVQALFEAKVLKNMAESLVRKDNVKDEALLPENLIPYKCQYLTPEMINLASVSQHDLNAISAAVPGGTQNIQDIYPLAPLQESIFLIHCATEGTDPYVTMITLEFATKVAIDKFVARFNKVIKRHDILRTLVSWRGRSEPLQVVLRDVTLTPNWLPFSGQKNIKELLNQYIEQGEHRLDLEQAPLLQLELAYDTQVDKYFAVLKEHHLLLDHISVEMIMHELALEDHEHDQLPTALPYRNFIAQTLLRTEKLDIDTFFTNKLGDINIPCQPFGLSNTTGNGIQSNELDVELSVTQSQQIRALMKQQGSSPAAFFHLAWAMVIAACSQTKDVVFGTVLSGRMSGLQDIERMMGMMINTLPLRINLAEHDASALIQKINLELLELIPFEQVSLTQAQACSGVPGQTPLFSAIFNYRHSKLGKAPSSGETQAIEAIEKTNYPFNLCVDDWGQLFSCNLQIDNEIAIESVAGYVTTAIDRLLNALSNNTGEPVAGLSVLPNQEQQQLLAPTLNDYVKNDKLLCIHELFELQAAKHPDNIAIVFDNKTISYKTLNEQANQLAHHLLENFNIEPDALIGLCVNRSPNMIVGILAILKAGGAYVPLDPNYPQERLNFICEDASLGLVLTEGALSESLVLGVTQTLNLESAKLQAKLATHSIRNLDNKLLALTTSNLAYVIYTSGSTGKPKGVLQTHKNVSRLFDVTQPDFNFTAQDCWCLFHSFAFDFSVWEIWGAFFYGGKLILPTFDEVKDTNLFVSLCRKEGLTVLNQTPSSFKQLTEYLAFNKQSLSALRTIVFGGEGLVDSHLTLWWQNFSDHPAKLINMYGITETTVHVTYKQILQDSDISIGKPLRDQQILLLDGAMNLVPNGCVGEIYVAGAGLARGYLNREILSAEKFIPNPYYSKECAWLGDRLYRTGDLAKYDTMGELHYFGRQDDQVKIRGHRIELGEVENRITQLEQVDSALVLALPDAQGSLQLVAYIKVIPMLIDTDWQTELKLILNKQLLAYMIPKVIVPVVKWPLTNNGKVDKKGLPEIETGLFQADYEAPTTTTELKLTEIWSQLLHVASDKIGIDVNFFELGGHSLLLMKLLAEISEKLNSELTVKDIFSAATVKLQAEKIDIKMGGVTRPAMAPLTHQRGALLTLSYAQQRLWFIDQLNGGSPEYNMPVVFDVVGNLDLDSVEAALNRLIERHEVLRTVYLSQNEGPKQQILDDFNFNLTLHDLSELDENSKQHRLTNILKEDGLLTFKLDSDLMLRACYVLLNYAQDSTEQKGVLMFNVHHIASDGWSIELMSNEFIKLYQSLTMGIVEPLNPLTLQYSDYAAWQRDWLSGELLEEQLDYWRKKLTEVPAVHGLKLDKLRPEEKQFSAEFWRNSLLGEVSVKIRELAESASVTPFMLVHSALAYVLSKHSNSHDIVIGTPVANRSQSEVAPLVGYFANTLVLRVNTEHDGIDDYLEHVKAVHIDAQSNQDVPFEQLVDVLRTSRTTAYSPIFQIMLTINSDFSIANKQQVVTPNLSFTTRLPETTTTKFDLEINIELDDSEFHVNWTYDRELFNQAHIKVIAQHLESVLQYLAELSPQHLSDSLSSLPILSEQERKQQLDSWNDTKVEYPKELCIHELFEAQAAANPTDTALHFGEQTLSYGELNAKANQLAHYLRDNHHVGPESLVGLCVERSLEMVIGIWGILKAGGAYVPLDPALPSARLQYLVNDANTHVVLSVKAVTEYVELSSATVVLLDQLGSVSEHQFSTYSETNIIPSEIGLNAHNLAYMIYTSGSTGNPKGVLIEHQALHNRIDWMDREYGCDSSDKILQKTPYSFDVSVWEFVWPMLKGAQLVISKPEGHKDPSYLTELIIETGITKLHFVPSMLGVMLEHGDLGRCESIKHVFCSGEALQINHVTQFNACLPKAGLHNLYGPTEAAIDVSYWDCSQAHGSSIPIGKPIQNIQLYILDDEANLLPQGACGELHIGGDGLARGYLNRPALTEERFITNPFYNEGKLGSSARLYKTGDLVRYDSNGNIEYMGRLDHQVKIRGFRIELGEIEYQIAEHEQIDSAQVVAVTDKSGNQRLLAYAKTVVEGTSEVELLASLKQALGSVLPEYMIPSRFILLSQWPQTANGKIDRKALPVSEEVDISGEYVAPQGETELILTEVWAHVLKLPSDKISRNANFFELGGHSLLVIKVMKAIELQFVVPINIKHLFKYSSVEELAGQIDLLIAKQDLKIKLEQSDNVERIVF; from the coding sequence GAGTGCTACTCCTAAATATGCACCATATCACTTCTGATGGTTGGTCGATGGAAGTATTGATAAGTGAATTTATAACAGCTTATGGGGCCCAAATTAGTGGACGGGGCTATCAGTTACCTGAGCTTGAGATACAATATACGGATTATGCCCACTGGCAACGTACCCATCTGACACAGCAAGCATTGGCGAAACAGATACAATATTGGCAGCAAAAGCTTGCTGATATACCTGCACTACATGGCATAACTCCAGATTTTGAACGGCCGAGTAAAAAGTGTTTACAAGGAAATATTGTCAGAACAAATCTACCTAGCATAGTGGCCGAAAATTTAAAAAAATTAGCGAAAAATCTTCAATTGACGCCATTTATGCTAATTCATAGTGCTCTTGCATTAGTACTTGCAAGACACAGTAATAGTAATGATATTGTGATAGGAACACCAATAGCGAACCGAAACTTACCAGAACTTGAAATGCTGATTGGTTATTTTGCTAATACTCTGGTGTTATGTGCAGATACGAAACAAACGGATATCAACGAGTATCTTAAGCATATTAAAGTGGTGCATCAACAAGCTCAAGCTAATCAAGATGTGCCGTTTGAGCAATTAGTTGAAAAATTGAATATACCGCGCAGCAGTGCTCATTCTCCGATATTTCAAGTTATGTTGACGATCAATTCGGATTACGGTATTAGAGATAACAATGTTGAACTGCAAGGGTTGACAATTAATCAACGTGCTGCAAGCACCGTAGCTATTAAATATGATCTCGAAATTGAAGTTGTTATGAGTGATCAGGGTGTAAAAATAGAATGGAATTATGACTGTGCTTTATTCAAAAAATCTCGTGTTACTGTATTTTCTGAACATTTAGAATCGGTAATACAATATCTTGCTGAGCTTTCACCACAACACTTATCAGACAGTTTGAGCTCTTTACCTATATTGTCTGAACAGGAGCGCAAACAACAACTAGACAGTTGGAATGACACAAAGGTGGAGTACCCAAAAGAATTATGTATTCATGAATTATTTGAAGCGCAGGCAGCAGCTAACCCAACTGATACAGCATTACACTTTGGTGAGCAGACACTCAGTTATGGAGAACTAAATGCCAAAGCAAATCAGTTAGCACATTACTTACGAGATAACCATCATGTTGGGCCAGAGAGTCTGGTGGGTTTGTGTGTGGAGCGTTCGTTAGAAATGGTGATAGGCATTTGGGGTATTTTAAAGGCCGGTGGTGCCTATGTGCCGTTAGATCCTGCACTGCCATCAGCCCGTCTTCAGTATTTAGTTAATGATGCCAATACACATGTCGTATTGAGTGTGAAAGCGGTCACTGAATACGTAGAGCTTAGCAGTGCAACCGTGGTATTACTTGATCAACTAGGGAGTGTATCTGAGCATCAATTTTCTACTTATAGTGAAACAAACATTATACCAAGCGAAATAGGACTGAATGCCCACAATCTCGCTTATATGATTTACACATCAGGCTCAACGGGTAATCCAAAAGGCGTGCTAATTGAACATCAGGCGCTGCACAATCGTATTGATTGGATGGACCGTGAATATGGGTGTGACAGCAGTGATAAAATTCTTCAAAAAACGCCCTATAGTTTTGATGTGTCGGTATGGGAATTTGTGTGGCCTATGCTTAAAGGCGCACAACTAGTCATTAGTAAACCAGAGGGGCATAAAGATCCGAGTTATTTAACAGAGCTAATCATTGAAACGGGGATCACTAAACTGCACTTTGTGCCATCGATGCTTGGTGTCATGTTAGAGCATGGTGACTTAGGGCGTTGTGAGTCAATAAAACACGTGTTTTGTAGTGGTGAAGCGTTACAAATCAACCATGTGACACAATTTAACGCGTGTCTGCCTAAGGCGGGACTGCATAACTTATATGGTCCGACCGAAGCGGCAATTGATGTCAGTTATTGGGATTGTTCGCAGGCACATGGCAGTAGCATACCGATTGGTAAGCCGATCCAAAATATTCAATTGTATATATTAGACGATGAAGCCAATTTGCTCCCGCAAGGTGCATGTGGAGAATTACACATAGGTGGAGATGGTTTAGCACGAGGATATTTAAATCGTCCAGCGCTAACCGAAGAGCGATTTATTACCAATCCATTTTACAATGAGGGTAAGTTAGGGAGCAGTGCCCGATTGTATAAAACGGGAGACTTAGTCCGTTATGACAGTAACGGCAATATAGAATATATGGGGCGTTTAGATCATCAAGTTAAAATTAGAGGCTTCAGAATAGAGCTGGGTGAAATAGAGTATCAGATTGCTGAGCATGAACAGATAGACTCAGCGCAAGTTGTGGCGGTGACAGATAAAAGTGGTAATCAACGTTTGCTTGCTTACGCAAAAACGGTGGTAGAGGGAACATCAGAAGTAGAGTTGCTCGCTTCGTTAAAGCAGGCATTAGGAAGCGTGTTACCAGAATACATGATCCCAAGTCGCTTTATTTTACTATCACAGTGGCCGCAAACAGCCAACGGAAAAATTGACCGAAAAGCATTACCTGCTTTAGATGATATATTGGGTACTACAGTATATATCGCACCAAATGGTGAACAAGAAGAAGAACTTGTTGCAACTTGTGCTGAACTCTTAAATATTGACATTCAAGAGATCAGTATAACAGCAAACTTTTTTGAATTGGGTGGCCATTCATTGATGATTATGGAGTTAGTCAGTCGCCTGAAAAAGCGTGGGTTTATTACTTCTGTTCAGGCACTGTTTGAGGCGAAAGTACTCAAGAATATGGCTGAAAGCCTTGTGCGAAAGGATAATGTTAAAGATGAGGCCTTATTACCAGAAAATTTGATTCCATATAAATGTCAGTACCTGACACCAGAAATGATTAATTTGGCTTCTGTTTCTCAACATGATCTGAATGCAATAAGTGCTGCTGTTCCTGGAGGAACACAAAATATTCAAGATATTTATCCTCTAGCACCGTTACAGGAAAGTATTTTTTTGATCCATTGTGCAACAGAGGGAACAGATCCCTATGTAACAATGATTACGCTGGAATTTGCTACGAAAGTTGCAATTGATAAATTTGTGGCGCGTTTTAATAAAGTAATTAAGCGTCATGATATATTGAGAACGCTTGTCAGCTGGCGTGGTCGGTCAGAACCACTGCAGGTTGTGCTACGTGATGTAACATTGACACCAAACTGGTTACCATTTTCAGGTCAAAAAAATATAAAAGAATTACTCAATCAATATATTGAGCAGGGCGAGCATAGATTGGATCTTGAGCAGGCACCTCTATTACAGCTAGAGTTGGCATATGATACACAGGTGGATAAGTATTTTGCTGTGTTAAAAGAGCATCATCTGTTGTTGGATCATATTTCTGTTGAGATGATAATGCATGAGCTTGCATTAGAAGACCATGAACATGATCAACTACCAACTGCACTACCTTATCGTAACTTTATTGCTCAGACTTTATTACGTACTGAAAAGTTAGATATTGATACATTTTTTACTAATAAGTTAGGCGATATAAATATCCCATGCCAACCGTTTGGACTGTCTAATACCACGGGTAATGGTATACAGTCTAATGAATTAGATGTTGAATTGTCGGTTACACAATCACAACAAATTAGAGCTTTGATGAAACAGCAAGGATCTAGTCCAGCAGCTTTTTTTCACTTAGCTTGGGCGATGGTAATTGCTGCCTGTAGCCAAACTAAAGATGTGGTTTTTGGTACTGTTTTATCTGGACGTATGAGTGGTTTACAAGATATTGAACGTATGATGGGAATGATGATCAATACGTTACCGTTGAGGATAAATTTAGCTGAACATGATGCTTCAGCACTGATCCAAAAAATCAATCTAGAGTTACTAGAATTGATACCATTTGAGCAAGTTTCTTTAACACAGGCCCAGGCTTGTAGCGGTGTTCCGGGACAAACTCCATTATTTAGTGCTATTTTCAACTATCGGCACTCTAAGTTAGGAAAGGCTCCGTCTTCGGGTGAGACACAAGCGATTGAGGCTATAGAAAAAACAAACTATCCGTTTAATCTTTGTGTTGACGACTGGGGACAACTATTTTCATGTAACTTGCAAATTGACAATGAAATCGCGATAGAGTCAGTTGCAGGTTATGTTACTACGGCTATTGATCGCTTATTGAATGCGCTAAGTAATAACACTGGGGAGCCTGTTGCTGGCTTATCTGTATTACCGAACCAGGAGCAACAACAATTATTGGCGCCAACCTTAAATGATTATGTTAAGAATGATAAGTTATTATGTATACATGAATTATTTGAATTACAAGCTGCAAAACACCCGGATAATATCGCTATTGTATTTGATAATAAAACGATAAGTTATAAGACGCTAAATGAACAGGCAAATCAATTGGCGCATCACTTGCTAGAAAATTTTAATATTGAACCTGATGCTTTAATTGGCTTGTGCGTAAATCGTAGTCCTAATATGATTGTAGGAATTTTGGCTATTCTCAAAGCTGGCGGCGCTTATGTACCGCTAGATCCGAACTACCCACAAGAGCGACTTAACTTCATTTGTGAAGATGCATCATTAGGTTTGGTATTAACAGAAGGGGCACTAAGTGAATCATTAGTGTTAGGAGTAACCCAAACTCTAAATCTTGAGAGTGCTAAATTACAAGCTAAGCTTGCAACTCATTCAATCCGTAATTTAGATAATAAATTATTGGCACTGACTACCAGTAATTTGGCTTATGTTATCTACACTTCGGGTTCAACAGGTAAACCAAAAGGAGTGCTACAAACTCACAAAAATGTTAGTCGACTATTTGATGTTACGCAACCTGACTTTAATTTTACAGCTCAGGATTGTTGGTGTTTATTTCATTCCTTTGCTTTTGATTTCAGTGTTTGGGAGATTTGGGGTGCATTTTTTTATGGTGGTAAGCTGATTTTGCCTACCTTTGATGAGGTGAAAGATACTAATCTATTTGTCTCATTGTGTCGTAAAGAAGGTTTGACCGTTCTTAATCAAACACCGAGTTCTTTTAAGCAATTAACAGAATACTTAGCTTTCAATAAACAATCACTATCAGCGTTACGCACTATTGTATTTGGTGGCGAAGGCTTAGTCGACAGCCACCTGACATTATGGTGGCAGAATTTTTCAGATCATCCAGCCAAACTTATTAATATGTATGGTATTACCGAAACAACAGTGCATGTGACTTACAAGCAAATATTGCAAGACAGTGATATTAGTATTGGTAAGCCATTACGAGATCAACAAATATTATTGCTGGACGGTGCAATGAACTTAGTGCCGAATGGATGTGTGGGGGAAATTTATGTTGCTGGTGCTGGGCTGGCACGAGGCTACCTTAATCGCGAAATACTCTCTGCGGAAAAGTTTATCCCTAACCCGTATTACAGTAAAGAGTGTGCTTGGCTTGGTGATAGGCTTTATCGAACAGGTGATTTAGCAAAATATGACACAATGGGTGAATTACACTATTTTGGCCGCCAAGATGATCAGGTTAAGATCCGCGGACATAGAATTGAGCTGGGTGAAGTTGAAAATCGCATTACTCAACTAGAACAAGTGGACTCAGCACTGGTATTAGCATTACCTGATGCTCAAGGAAGTTTACAATTAGTCGCCTATATAAAAGTAATACCAATGCTAATCGATACCGATTGGCAAACAGAACTAAAACTTATTTTAAATAAGCAATTGTTAGCTTATATGATACCAAAAGTGATCGTACCGGTAGTAAAATGGCCGTTAACTAATAATGGCAAGGTAGATAAAAAGGGATTACCTGAGATAGAAACTGGTCTATTTCAAGCTGATTATGAAGCGCCAACAACGACAACTGAATTGAAGTTGACAGAGATTTGGAGCCAATTACTCCATGTTGCTTCTGATAAAATTGGTATCGACGTGAACTTTTTTGAGTTGGGAGGTCATTCTCTATTACTAATGAAGTTATTAGCTGAAATTAGTGAAAAGTTGAATAGTGAATTGACTGTAAAAGACATTTTTTCTGCTGCTACCGTTAAGTTACAAGCAGAGAAAATTGATATCAAAATGGGGGGGGTAACTCGCCCAGCAATGGCACCTTTAACACATCAAAGAGGAGCTTTATTAACATTATCTTATGCACAACAAAGGTTATGGTTTATCGATCAACTCAATGGTGGTAGCCCTGAATATAATATGCCTGTTGTGTTTGATGTTGTAGGTAATCTTGATTTAGACAGTGTTGAAGCAGCACTTAATCGATTGATTGAGCGTCACGAAGTATTAAGAACAGTTTATCTGAGCCAAAATGAAGGACCTAAACAACAAATTCTCGACGATTTTAATTTTAATTTAACTTTACATGATTTAAGTGAATTAGATGAGAATAGCAAGCAACATAGACTTACTAATATACTTAAAGAAGATGGGTTATTAACATTTAAATTGGATTCTGATTTGATGCTTAGAGCATGTTATGTACTGCTCAACTATGCACAAGATAGTACTGAACAAAAGGGCGTATTGATGTTTAATGTGCATCATATTGCTTCTGATGGATGGTCTATTGAATTAATGTCTAATGAGTTTATAAAGCTATATCAGTCGCTAACTATGGGGATTGTAGAGCCTTTAAACCCTTTAACACTGCAATATAGTGATTATGCTGCATGGCAAAGAGATTGGCTCAGTGGAGAGTTACTTGAAGAACAGCTTGACTACTGGCGTAAAAAATTAACCGAAGTGCCCGCTGTTCATGGCCTAAAACTTGATAAACTCAGACCTGAAGAAAAGCAGTTTAGCGCAGAATTTTGGCGTAATAGTTTACTTGGAGAGGTTAGCGTAAAAATACGTGAATTGGCTGAATCGGCAAGTGTGACACCATTTATGTTAGTTCACAGCGCACTTGCTTATGTGCTGTCAAAGCATAGTAATAGCCATGATATTGTGATCGGTACACCTGTCGCAAATCGTTCGCAAAGTGAAGTGGCTCCGTTAGTTGGTTATTTTGCTAATACTCTGGTACTAAGAGTTAATACCGAACATGATGGTATTGATGATTACTTGGAGCATGTTAAGGCAGTCCATATTGATGCTCAATCGAACCAAGATGTACCTTTTGAACAACTTGTCGATGTACTGAGAACTTCTCGCACAACAGCATATAGTCCGATATTTCAGATTATGTTAACTATTAACTCTGACTTTTCGATTGCAAATAAACAACAAGTCGTAACTCCTAACTTGAGTTTTACGACGAGATTACCAGAAACGACAACGACGAAATTTGATCTGGAAATTAACATTGAGCTAGATGACTCTGAGTTTCATGTAAATTGGACTTATGATCGTGAGCTGTTTAATCAAGCACATATAAAAGTGATTGCACAACATTTAGAATCGGTACTACAATATCTTGCTGAACTTTCACCACAACACTTATCAGACAGTTTGAGCTCTTTACCTATATTGTCTGAACAGGAGCGCAAACAACAACTAGACAGTTGGAATGACACAAAGGTGGAGTACCCAAAAGAATTATGTATTCATGAATTATTTGAAGCGCAGGCAGCAGCTAACCCAACTGATACAGCATTACACTTTGGTGAGCAGACACTCAGTTATGGAGAACTAAATGCCAAAGCAAATCAGTTAGCACATTACTTACGAGATAACCATCATGTTGGGCCAGAGAGTCTGGTGGGTTTGTGTGTGGAGCGTTCGTTAGAAATGGTGATAGGCATTTGGGGTATTTTAAAGGCCGGTGGTGCCTATGTGCCGTTAGATCCTGCACTGCCATCAGCCCGTCTTCAGTATTTAGTTAATGATGCCAATACACATGTCGTATTGAGTGTGAAAGCGGTCACTGAATACGTAGAGCTAAGCAGTGCAACCGTGGTATTACTTGATCAACTAGGGAGTGTATCTGAGCATCAATTTTCTACTTATAGTGAAACAAACATTATACCAAGCGAAATAGGACTGAATGCCCACAATCTCGCTTATATGATTTACACATCAGGCTCAACGGGTAATCCAAAAGGCGTGCTAATTGAACATCAGGCGCTGCACAATCGTATTGATTGGATGGACCGTGAATATGGGTGTGACAGCAGTGATAAAATTCTTCAAAAAACGCCCTATAGTTTTGATGTGTCGGTATGGGAATTTGTGTGGCCTATGCTTAAAGGCGCACAACTAGTCATTAGTAAACCAGAGGGGCATAAAGATCCGAGTTATTTAACAGAGCTAATCATTGAAACGGGGATCACTAAACTGCACTTTGTGCCATCGATGCTTGGTGTCATGTTAGAGCATGGTGACTTAGGGCGTTGTGAGTCAATTAAGCACGTGTTTTGTAGTGGTGAAGCGTTACAAATCAACCATGTGACACAATTTAACGCGTGTCTGCCTAAGGCGGGACTGCATAACTTATATGGTCCGACCGAAGCGGCAATTGATGTCAGTTATTGGGATTGTTCGCAGGCACATGGCAGTAGCATACCGATTGGTAAGCCGATCCAAAATATTCAATTGTATATATTAGACGATGAAGCCAATTTGCTCCCGCAAGGTGCATGTGGAGAATTACACATAGGTGGAGATGGTTTAGCACGAGGATATTTAAATCGTCCAGCGCTAACCGAAGAGCGATTTATTACCAATCCATTTTATAATGAGGGTAAGTTAGGGAGCAGTGCCCGATTGTATAAAACGGGAGACTTAGTCCGTTATGACAGTAACGGCAATATAGAATATATGGGGCGTTTAGACCATCAAGTTAAAATTAGAGGCTTCAGAATAGAGCTGGGTGAAATAGAGTATCAGATTGCTGAGCATGAACAGATAGACTCAGCGCAAGTTGTGGCGGTGACAGATAAAAGTGGTAATCAACGTTTGCTTGCTTACGCAAAAACGGTGGTAGAGGGAACATCAGAAGTAGAGTTGCTCGCTTCGTTAAAGCAGGCATTAGGAAGCGTGTTACCAGAATACATGATCCCAAGTCGCTTTATTTTACTATCACAGTGGCCGCAAACAGCCAACGGAAAAATTGACCGAAAAGCATTACCCGTGTCAGAAGAAGTTGATATATCGGGTGAGTATGTAGCGCCGCAAGGTGAAACTGAGCTCATATTAACAGAGGTTTGGGCCCATGTATTGAAACTGCCAAGTGATAAAATTAGTCGCAATGCTAACTTTTTTGAACTCGGAGGTCATTCATTATTGGTCATCAAAGTAATGAAAGCTATTGAGTTACAGTTTGTTGTCCCGATAAATATTAAGCATTTATTTAAATACAGTTCTGTTGAAGAGCTAGCAGGACAAATTGACTTGCTGATAGCAAAGCAGGATCTAAAAATAAAATTAGAACAATCAGATAATGTAGAAAGGATAGTGTTTTAA